In one window of Bradysia coprophila strain Holo2 chromosome IV unlocalized genomic scaffold, BU_Bcop_v1 contig_106, whole genome shotgun sequence DNA:
- the LOC119070913 gene encoding uncharacterized protein LOC119070913 isoform X2: MKILIAIFPLLISSVLSIELLLPSQIPPQLFKSQLINRPLKSGLFNENCDTANGILLDIAIENCTSIDACVIIPKREYNVRVEFLARTASTNLIWRIITDEEVLSEERLVGDIRPGLSYTVTYSFAFNSNAEGKTVPVTFQIIDRPSQRIEICTTSTMDVNSWHMVPEILGRIRAPTFRNENFIITNYNAVNDGVTDNTEAFKAAIEACNAAGGGRVVVPEGTFLTGAITLLSNVNLHLMQGSTILFTHDTTKYPNVLSRTEGMELINYSPFIYAYDAENIGLTGAGVLDGNADCDNWWPWNGVNSNLQALCNITTAHPGQAVDLALLTDMVARGVPVEERVFGPGHFLRPQFVQPQRSRNVLIEGITLRRSPMWILNPVLCENVIVRGVTIESKGPNSDGCDPESSKDVLIENVNFHTGDDCIAIKSGRNNDGRRVNVKSENIVIQNCQFQDGHGAFTIGSEISGGAKNVFFQDAVMSSPNLEQALRFKNNALRGGLIEDIFVRNVHISELYNGASSTRGMVLSIDFNYQEGAAGDYSPVVRNVDIRNVTATTANYAFYLRGFPTDHISDIRLYDCNFDNVVRDNIIEFVDHLHLDNVTVNGEIFTGPDVGDNGTDCESVGSLRSFTIDNCTDTTACKIITKREYNFGVTFVPSAFSGNLIWRVTATIDGREELLTEQPIAIVLPTIENSFSFPMQFGMKHEGLSFPITYQILDAAQGRVEICGSSQLDVSTWHMVPEILSRISPPIFPNRDFSILAYDAVEGGDVLNTEAFRRAIEACNAAGGGRVVVPAGVFLTSAIQLLSNVNLHLSEGSTVLFTQDVSTYPIVRSRWEGMELMNYSPFIYAFETENIAITGTGTLDGNSDCFNWWPWKGRNNNLEIICGPPIEGDPTQEAARNVLLEMVENNVPVEDRIFGDGHYLRPQFVQPHRSKNVLIEDITLVRSPMWILNPVECENVIVRGVTINSTGPNSDGCDPESCKDVLIENVKFRTGDDCIAVKSGRNADGHRIGIKSENIVVQNCQFEDGHGGFTIGSEISGGAQNIFCQDCVMSSPQLEQALRFKNNAVRGALIEDIFIRNIQISELYTGTSTSRGMALSIDFNYEEGPDGNRKPIVRNIDIRNVTSNKSKYALYLRGFPDDHIEDVRLYDCHFHNVQLPNVIEHVDRLAFFNVTVNGTELITPVPDCESLGTLRQFTIENCTDTTACNIITKREYNINVNFVPSTASSNLIWRVTGTIDGEDVILTEQPLESDIVPNIEHSFSFPLQLGTQHEGLSFPITYQILDAPQGRVEICGSSQLDVSTWHMVPEILSRISPPIFPNRDFSILDYDAVEGGEVLNTEAFRRAIEACNAAGGGRVVVPAGVFLTSAIQLLSNVNLHLSEGSTVLFTQDVSTYPIVRSRWEGMELMNYSPFIYAFETENIAITGTGTLDGNSDCFNWWPWKGRNNNLEIICGPPVEGDPTQEAARNVLLEMVENNVPVEDRIFGDGHYLRPQFVQPHRSKNVLIEDITLVRSPMWILNPVECENVIVRGVTINSTGPNSDGCDPESCKDVLIENVKFRTGDDCIAVKSGRNADGHRIGIKSENIVVQNCQFEDGHGGFTIGSEISGGAQNIFCQDCVMSSPQLEQALRFKNNAVRGALIEDIFIRNIQISELYTGTSTSRGMALSIDFNYEEGPDGNRKPIVRNIDIRNVTSNKSKYALYLRGFPDDHIEDVRLYDCHFHNVQLPNVIEHVDGLAFFNVTVNGTELITPVPDCESLGTLRQFTIENCTDTTACNIITKREYNINVNFVPSTASSNLIWRVTGTIDGGDVILTEQPLGSDVVPNIEHSFSFPLQLGTQHEGLSFPITYQILDAPQGRVEICGSSQLDVSTWHMVPEILSRISPPIFPNRDFSILDYDAVEGGEVLNTEAFRRAIEACNAAGGGRVVVPAGVFLTSAIQLLSNVNLHLSEGSTVLFTRDVSTYPIVRSRWEGMELMNYSPFIYAFETENIAITGTGTLDGNSDCFNWWPWKGRNNNLEIICGPPIEGDPTQEAARNVLLEMVENNVPVEDRIFGDGHYLRPQFVQPHRSKNVLIEDITLVRSPMWILNPVECENVIVRGVTINSTGPNSDGCDPESCKDVLIENVKFRTGDDCIAVKSGRNADGHRIGIKSENIVVQNCQFEDGHGGFTIGSEISGGAQNIFCQDCVMSSPQLEQALRFKNNAVRGALIEDIFIRNIQISELYTGTSTSRGMALSIDFNYEEGPDGNRKPIVRNIDIRNVTSNKSNYALYLRGFPDDHIEDVRLYDCHFHDVQRPNFIEYVDRLAFFNVTFNGLELEVPPSPEPTDTTPTDPATTDPATTDPPTTDPPVTPTDPTDGPTDEPSSSSLFVSKTYVLILSIMAVEVVVKIRQ; this comes from the exons ATGAAAATCCTAATAGCGATTTTTCCGTTACTTATCAGTTCGGTACTTTCAATAGAATTACTTTTACCGTCGCAAATACCACCGCAGCTATTTAAATCTCAACTGATCAATCGTCCATTAAAATCGGGattgttcaatgaaaattgtgacACAGCGAATGGGATATTGTTGGATATAGCAATTGAAAATTGTACAAGTATCGATGCATGCGTCATCATACCGAAAAGGGAGTACAATGTTCGGGTAGAGTTTTTGGCAA GAACCGCAAGCACGAACTTAATTTGGAGAATCATAACCGATGAAGAGGTTTTATCTGAAGAACGTCTCGTAGGCGACATCAGACCGGGACTTTCATACACAGTCACATACTCGTTTGCATTCAACAGTAATGCTGAGGGA AAAACAGTACCTGTCACATTCCAAATAATCGACAGACCATCGCAGCGAATTGAAATATGTACGACCTCTACGATGGATGTGAATTCTTGGCACATGGTTCCGGAGATACTTGGTCGGATCAGGGCTCCAACATTTCGTAACGAGAACTTTATAATAACAAACTACAATGCAGTTAATGATGGGGTAACAGACAATACAGAAGCATTTAAAGCGGCTATTGAGGCGTGTAATGCTGCTGGAGGCGGAAGAGTTGTTGTACCAGAG GGAACATTTTTGACGGGTGCCATTACTCTTCTGAGCAATGTGAATCTGCATCTGATGCAAGGATCTACAATATTATTCACTCATGACACAACCAAATATCCAAACGTTCTCAGTCGCACAGAGGGTATGGAACTAATAAACTATTCTCCGTTCATTTATGCATACGATGCGGAAAATATTGGGCTCACCGGAGCAGGTGTGCTTGACGGAAATGCAGATTGTGATAATTGGTGGCCATGGAATGGAGTGAATAGTAATTTGCAAGCGTTGTGTAACATAACCACCGCCCATCCTGGACAAGCTGTCGATCTGGCATTGCTTACAGATATGGTTGCCAGGGGTGTTCCAGTTGAAGAGAGAGTATTCGGACCTGGCCATTTCTTACGACCGCAATTTGTTCAACCACAACGAAGTAGAAACGTATTGATCGAAGGCATTACATTGAGACGATCGCCAATGTGGATACTGAATCCAgttttgtgtgaaaatgtgATCGTTCGAGGAGTTACTATTGAAAGCAAGGGTCCAAACAGTGACGGATGCGATCCAGAGTCCAGCAAAGACGTTCTAATCGAAAATGTTAATTTCCATACTGGTGACGATTGTATTGCTATCAAGTCTGGAAGAAACAATGACGGAAGAAGAGTGAACGTTAAGTCGGAGAATATCGTCATTCAGAATTGCCAGTTTCAAGATGGACACGGTGCGTTTACGATCGGATCGGAAATATCAGGAGGTGCGAAGAACGTCTTCTTTCAAGATGCTGTAATGAGCAGTCCAAATTTGGAACAGGCTTTGAGATTCAAAAACAATGCACTTAGGGGCGGGCTCATCGAAGACATTTTCGTGAGAAATGTTCACATTTCCGAATTATACAATGGTGCCAGTTCTACTAGGGGTATGGTTCTCTCCATTGACTTTAACTATCAAGAAGGAGCAGCTGGCGATTACAGTCCAGTTGTGCGAAATGTTGATATTCGTAATGTAACTGCTACTACGGCAAATTACGCTTTCTATTTGCGTGGATTCCCGACGGACCACATCTCGGATATTCGTCTTTACGATTGCAATTTCGATAATGTTGTTCGTGACAATATAATCGAATTTGTGGATCATCTTCATTTGGACAACGTAACAGTCAATGGTGAAATATTCACGGGGCCAGATGTGGGAGACAATGGAACTGATTGTG AATCTGTGGGATCGCTTCGTTCATTTACAATCGACAATTGTACTGACACCACGGCATGTAAGATCATCACGAAAAGAGAATACAACTTCGGAGTTACTTTCGTTCCGA GTGCTTTCAGTGGAAACTTAATTTGGAGAGTAACTGCGACAATTGATGGTAGAGAAGAATTACTGACGGAGCAACCTATCGCTATTGTTCTGCCAACCATTGAAAATAGCTTTTCCTTCCCCATGCAATTTGGAATGAAGCACGAAGGC CTGTCGTTTCCTATCACATACCAGATACTTGATGCTGCGCAAGGAAGAGTCGAAATTTGTGGCTCCTCTCAATTAGACGTAAGCACTTGGCACATGGTACCCGAGATCTTAAGTAGAATCAGTCCACCAATTTTCCCGAATCGCGACTTCTCCATCTTAGCCTATGATGCTGTTGAGGGTGGTGATGTACTTAATACCGAGGCATTTAGAAGAGCTATTGAAGCTTGCAATGCAGCAGGTGGCGGAAGAGTAGTTGTGCCAGCT GGTGTATTCCTTACCAGCGCCATACAACTTTTAAGCAACGTAAATCTGCACTTATCTGAAGGATCGACAGTTCTCTTCACTCAAGATGTAAGCACATATCCGATCGTCCGTAGCCGTTGGGAAGGTATGGAACTGATGAACTACTCACCCTTCATCTACGCATTCGAGACGGAAAATATTGCAATCACCGGCACCGGTACACTTGACGGAAATTCTGACTGCTTTAATTGGTGGCCATGGAAGGGACGCAACAACAATTTGGAAATCATCTGTGGTCCTCCAATCGAAGGAGACCCTACTCAAGAAGCTGCTCGTAATGTTCTCTTGGAAATGGTGGAGAATAACGTGCCAGTTGAAGACCGAATATTTGGCGATGGACACTATCTACGACCACAATTCGTTCAGCCCCATCGCAGCAAGAACGTTTTGATTGAAGATATCACGCTAGTGCGGTCACCCATGTGGATTCTTAATCCAGTCGAGTGTGAAAATGTCATCGTCCGAGGTGTGACAATTAACAGCACCGGTCCAAACAGCGATGGCTGCGATCCAGAGAGTTGTAAAGACGTTCTGATTGAGAATGTGAAATTCCGAACTGGAGACGATTGTATCGCTGTGAAATCAGGACGAAATGCTGACGGCCATCGCATAGGAATCAAGTCGGAGAACATTGTCGTCCAGAATTGTCAGTTCGAAGATGGCCACGGCGGTTTCACAATCGGATCGGAAATTTCTGGTGGAGCACAGAATATTTTCTGTCAGGACTGTGTAATGAGCAGTCCACAGCTGGAACAGGCCTTAAGATTCAAGAACAATGCAGTCAGAGGCGCACTGATCGAGGAcattttcattcgaaataTTCAGATCTCGGAATTGTACACCGGGACGAGTACATCTAGAGGAATGGCTCTGtcgattgatttcaattatGAAGAAGGACCAGACGGAAACCGCAAGCCAATCGTTCGTAATATTGACATTCGAAATGTGACGTCGAACAAATCGAAGTACGCTCTGTACCTGCGCGGATTCCCGGACGATCACATCGAAGATGTACGTCTGTACGACTGCCATTTCCATAATGTGCAACTTCCCAATGTCATTGAACACGTTGATCGACTGGCATTTTTCAATGTAACAGTTAATGGAACAGAACTTATCACACCCGTACCGGATTGCG aatcCCTGGGGACACTCCGTCAATttacaattgaaaattgtacTGACACTACGGCATGCAACATAATCACGAAAAGGGAGTACAACATCAACGTAAACTTTGTTCCTA GCACAGCAAGCTCCAACTTAATTTGGAGAGTAACCGGCACAATAGATGGTGAAGATGTAATACTAACGGAGCAACCTCTCGAATCAGATATTGTGCCAAACATCGAGCATAGCTTTTCCTTCCCACTACAACTCGGAACACAACACGAAGGC CTGTCGTTCCCTATCACATACCAGATACTTGATGCTCCGCAAGGAAGAGTCGAAATTTGTGGCTCCTCTCAATTAGACGTGAGCACTTGGCATATGGTACCCGAGATCTTAAGTAGAATCAGTCCACCAATCTTCCCGAACCGTGACTTCTCCATCTTGGACTATGATGCGGTTGAGGGAGGTGAAGTACTTAATACCGAGGCATTCAGAAGAGCTATTGAAGCTTGCAATGCAGCAGGTGGAGGAAGAGTAGTTGTGCCAGCT GGTGTATTCCTTACCAGCGCCATACAACTTTTAAGCAACGTAAATCTGCACTTATCTGAAGGATCGACAGTTCTCTTCACTCAAGATGTAAGCACATATCCGATCGTCCGTAGCCGTTGGGAAGGTATGGAACTGATGAACTACTCACCCTTCATCTACGCATTCGAGACGGAAAATATTGCAATCACCGGCACCGGAACACTTGACGGAAATTCTGACTGCTTTAATTGGTGGCCATGGAAGGGACGCAACAACAATTTGGAAATCATCTGTGGTCCTCCAGTCGAAGGAGACCCTACTCAAGAAGCTGCTCGTAATGTTCTCTTGGAAATGGTGGAGAATAACGTGCCAGTTGAAGACCGAATATTTGGCGATGGACACTATCTACGACCACAATTCGTTCAGCCCCATCGCAGCAAGAACGTTTTGATTGAAGATATCACGCTAGTGCGGTCACCCATGTGGATTCTTAATCCAGTCGAGTGTGAAAATGTCATCGTCCGAGGAGTGACAATTAACAGCACCGGTCCAAACAGCGATGGCTGCGATCCAGAGAGTTGTAAAGACGTTCTGATTGAGAATGTGAAATTCCGAACTGGAGACGATTGTATCGCTGTGAAATCAGGACGAAATGCTGACGGTCATCGCATAGGTATCAAGTCGGAGAACATTGTCGTCCAGAATTGTCAGTTCGAAGATGGCCACGGCGGTTTCACAATCGGATCGGAAATTTCTGGTGGAGCACAGAATATTTTCTGTCAGGACTGTGTAATGAGCAGTCCACAGCTGGAACAGGCCTTAAGATTCAAGAACAATGCAGTCAGAGGCGCACTGATCGAGGAcattttcattcgaaataTTCAGATCTCGGAATTGTACACCGGGACGAGTACATCTAGAGGTATGGCTCTGTCGATTGATTTTAACTATGAAGAAGGACCAGACGGAAACCGCAAGCCAATCGTTCGTAATATTGACATTCGAAATGTGACGTCGAACAAATCGAAGTACGCTCTGTACCTGCGCGGATTCCCGGACGATCACATCGAAGATGTACGTCTGTACGACTGCCATTTCCATAATGTGCAACTACCCAATGTCATTGAACACGTTGATGGACTGGCATTTTTCAATGTAACAGTTAATGGAACAGAACTTATCACACCGGTACCGGATTGCG aatcCCTGGGGACACTCCGTCAATttacaattgaaaattgtacTGACACTACTGCATGCAACATAATCACGAAAAGGGAGTACAACATCAACGTAAACTTTGTGCCTA GCACAGCAAGCTCCAACTTAATTTGGAGAGTAACCGGCACAATAGATGGTGGAGATGTAATACTAACGGAGCAACCTCTCGGATCAGATGTTGTGCCAAACATCGAGCATAGCTTTTCATTCCCACTACAACTCGGAACTCAACACGAAGGC CTGTCGTTCCCTATCACATACCAGATACTTGATGCTCCGCAAGGAAGAGTCGAAATTTGTGGTTCCTCTCAATTAGACGTGAGCACTTGGCATATGGTACCTGAGATCTTAAGTAGAATCAGTCCACCAATCTTTCCGAACCGTGACTTCTCTATCTTGGACTATGATGCGGTTGAGGGTGGTGAAGTACTTAATACCGAGGCATTCAGAAGAGCTATTGAAGCTTGCAATGCAGCAGGTGGAGGAAGAGTCGTTGTGCCTGCT GGTGTGTTCCTTACCAGCGCCATACAACTTTTAAGCAACGTAAATCTGCACTTGTCTGAAGGATCGACAGTTCTCTTCACTCGAGATGTCAGCACATATCCGATCGTCCGTAGCCGTTGGGAAGGTATGGAACTGATGAACTACTCACCCTTCATCTACGCATTCGAGACGGAAAATATTGCAATCACCGGCACCGGAACACTTGACGGAAATTCTGACTGCTTTAATTGGTGGCCATGGAAGGGACGCAACAACAATTTGGAAATCATCTGTGGTCCTCCAATCGAAGGAGACCCTACTCAAGAAGCTGCTCGTAATGTTCTCTTGGAAATGGTGGAGAATAACGTGCCAGTTGAAGACCGAATATTTGGCGATGGACACTATCTACGACCACAATTCGTTCAGCCCCATCGCAGCAAGAACGTTTTGATTGAAGATATCACGCTAGTGCGGTCACCCATGTGGATTCTTAATCCAGTCGAGTGTGAAAATGTCATCGTCCGAGGAGTGACAATTAACAGCACCGGTCCAAACAGCGATGGCTGCGATCCAGAGAGTTGTAAAGACGTTCTGATTGAGAATGTGAAATTCCGAACTGGAGACGATTGTATCGCTGTGAAATCAGGACGAAATGCTGACGGTCATCGCATAGGTATCAAGTCGGAGAACATTGTCGTCCAGAATTGTCAGTTCGAAGATGGCCACGGCGGTTTCACAATCGGATCGGAAATTTCTGGTGGAGCACAGAATATTTTCTGTCAGGACTGTGTAATGAGCAGTCCACAGCTGGAACAGGCCTTAAGATTCAAGAACAATGCAGTCAGAGGCGCACTGATCGAGGAcattttcattcgaaataTTCAGATCTCGGAATTGTACACCGGGACGAGTACATCTAGAGGAATGGCTCTGTCGATTGATTTTAACTATGAAGAAGGACCGGACGGAAACCGCAAGCCGATCGTTCGTAATATTGACATTCGAAATGTGACGTCGAACAAATCGAATTACGCTTTGTACCTGCGCGGATTCCCGGACGATCACATCGAAGATGTACGTCTGTACGATTGCCATTTCCATGATGTGCAACGAcccaattttattgaatacgTAGATCGGCTGGCATTTTTCAATGTAACATTTAATGGATTAGAACTTGAAGTACCACCATCACCAGAACCTACAGATACTACTCCAACAGATCCCGCTACAACAGATCCCGCTACAACAGATCCTCCTACAACAGATCCTC CAGTGACTccaactgaccctacagacgGACCTACAGATGAACCTTCATCTAGTTCGTTGTTTGTTTCAAAAACATACGTTTTGATACTTTCAATAATGGCTGTTGAAGTTGTAGTGAAAATTAggcaataa